The Cellulomonas flavigena DSM 20109 DNA segment CTCGCGCAGGCCGAGGTCGTCTTCGTCCTCGAGGCCGTCACCGCGCGTGCGGTCGACGCCGTGCGCCGCCTCGCCGCGCGTCCCGGGTGCCGCCCGGTGCTGGTGGCCGGCGAGGTGAGCACCGAGGCCGTCGCGCTGGTCGTGCAGGCCGGTGCCGTCGGCGTGCTGCGACGCCGCGAGGCCACCGTCGAGAGCGTCGGCGCGCTGCTGCACGCGGTCGCGTCGGGCGAGGCCGTCGTGCCCGTCGACCTGCTCGCCGCACTGCTCCCCCGCACCCCCGCCGCGCCCGCGACGCGGGCGCCGCGCGCCACCCCGGCCCCGGGTACCACGTCGGGCCCGCGCACCGCGTCCACCGGGCGGGCCCCGGGCCAGGTCCTGGCGCTCACGGGCGTCGACGAGCGTGAGCGCCAGGTGCTGCGGCTGCTGGGCGACGGCGCGGACACGCGAGAGATCGCACGGCGGCTCTCGTACTCCGAGCGCACGGTGAAGGTCGTGGTGCAGGACCTCACGCGCCGCTTCGGCCTGCGCAACCGCACCCACGCGGTCGCGTTCGCCGTCCGCCACGGCCTGATCTGACCGCCCGGCAGGGGCTCAGCGCCCCGTGAGGGTGGGCAGCACGTGCGTCGCAGCACCGGCCCGCAGCGCGGGCGGCGTGCCGGACGCGACACCCAGCTCGCTGAGCACCGCGGCGTACTCGCGGCGGGCCGCAGCTGCCGCCGCCGGGCGGCCGTCGGCGGCGAGCCCTCTGACGAGGCGGCGCCACAGGTCGTCCTGGTACCGGTCGAGCGCGAGGCCGCGGCGCACGGCCGCGAGGGCACCCGACGCGTCGCCCCGCGCCGCCAGCAGGTCCGCGAGCGCCGCGCACGCCCGCACCACCGCGGCGCGCAGCCGCTCGCGCGGCCCGAGCACCCACTCGGCCGTCCCGTCCTGCGGCAGCAGCTCAGCCGCACCGTCCGCCACGACGCGACGCAGGGCGACGAGCGCCGCGGCCTCGTCACCCCTGTCGAGCGCGACGTCCGCCGCGCGCAGCGCGTCCTCGAGCGCCCGCACGTCGTGCACGGTGGTCCCGCCCCCCTCGAGCGCGTACCCCTGGTCGACGCGACGCAGCACCGCCCCGGCACCCGGGCTCGCCGCGTCGAGCGCGCGCCGCACGTCGCTGACGGCGACCTGCAGGGAGTGCTGCCCCCGCGAGGGCAGCCGACCGGGCCAGAACCACTCGACGAGGCGGTCGCGGTGCACGGGAGCGGGCGCGGCCAGCGCCAGCGCGCGCAGCAGTGCCGCGTGCTGCGGACGCAGTCCGGCGGTCGGCACAGCGACCCCGGCGACGGTCAGCCGGAACGTCCCCAGGCACTGCACGTCGAGCGCCCGCAGCACGGCCGTACCGCCCGCTGCGGTCGCGGCGGCGGCCGCGGGCGTACCGGCGACGGGGATCGGGGGCGCAGGTGCCGTGCGGGTGGCCGCACGGTGCGCGACGAGCCGCACCCACCCGGGGACCCCCGCGGCGCGTGCCGCCCGACCCCAGCGGTCCCGCGGCGCGTCGAGCACGGCGAGGACGAGCGCGAGCGGCACCGGACCGCTGCGCGCCGCGTCGGCCTCGAGCCCGTCGGGCGGCGGACCGTCGCCGCAGCGGGCACGGACCACGGCACCCGCCGCGCGGGCCCACGCCGCCAGCGCGGGCGCTCCCAGCGCCTCGAGCTCGTCGGCCGCGTCCCGCGCGACCACCACGGCGCGGCGGCGCGACGGGACCGCGGTGACGGCCCGCAGGGCGTCGAGCAGCCCGAGGACGGCCGCACCCCACGTGTCGCCGACGCCCGTGCAACGCTCGCGCAGGTGACGCAGCCCGTCGCCGACCGCCGGGTCGGCCGCGAGGTCGAGGCCGTCCGCCAGCCGCTCCAGCGCGGGCGCACCGAGCAGCCCGGCGGCGGTGTGCGCGCGCTCCCGCGCGTCACGCGCGCCACGGTCGTGCACGAGCGTGAGGGCCGCGGCCTCGCCCAGCAGCGCGAGCGCCTCCACGACCGGCGGGGTCCCGGCACGCCTGTGCACCACGGCGAACCGGCGCGCCGCGTCCCGTACGTCGCCGCCCACGAGCGCGGCGACGGCGGGCGCGAGTGCACGACCCACGTCGTGCGCGGCGACGTCCGCCGCGAGGCAGTCGCGCGGCCGGGCCAGTGCGCGGCGCACCAGCGCGACCCAGTACGTCGGCGCACCCGGCGACGGCTCCGCCCACGTGCGGACCAGGTGGCACTCCCGGATCACGAGCGTCCGGTCGGCAGCGGTCGCCGCGCGCTCCGCGGCGTCCCCGTAGGCCGCCAGGGCCCGCTCCGGCACGCCCTCGGCGAGGTGACGGCGCGCGACCGCGACCGCGACCCACGGGTCGTCGTCGCGGACCGCGTCCGGCAGGAGGTCGAGCCACGGCCCGGGACGGCGCGCGAGGTCCTCCCCGGCCAGGTGCAGGACGCGGCGCACGGCGTCCTCGTCCTGCGCACGGCACGACGAGCGCACGGCCTCGTCGTGCTCGCCGGCGGCGAGCGCGAGAGCTGCCGCCCGTCGGTGCAGCTCGCGCGCGACGGCCCCGCCCGCCCGCTCGGCGAGCGTGTCGAGCAGGTACCCGCGCACCACCTCGTGGCAGGCGTAGCGCGTGCCGCCGGCGTCGTCGACCGCCGTGAGCAACCCGTGGCGGTGCGCCGCGGCGAGCATCCGGGCGGCGCCGTCGGTGCCGAGCAGCGCGTCGCACCGCTCGGCGGACAGGCGCCCCAGGACGGACGTGCGCACGAGGAACTCGCGCAGCGAGACCGGCAGCGGGTCGAGCACGTGGCCCGCGAGGTAGTCGGCCACCGCGGGACCGCGTCCCGCACGCTCCAGCAGGCGGGTGCGCGAGCTCGCCGGCCGGTCACGCGTGGCCAGGTGGAACAGCTCGAGACCTGCCGCCCAGCCGTGCGTGCGCTGCGTGAGCTCGGCGACCTCCGCCGCGGGCAGCGGCGTCGCGTGGTGCCCGCGGAACAACTCGTCGACCTCCCACGTGCGGAAGCGCAGCGCCTCGCCGTCGACGACGCGCGCCGTGCCCGCGAGCCCCCTGCTCGGCACGCCGGGGTGCAGGCCGCGGCTGCCGAGCGCGAGCTGCAGACCGGCGGGCTGGTGGCGCACGAGCAGGTCGACGACCTGCGCGGCACGGCGCCGCTCGGCCGTGTGCACGTCGTCGAGCACGAGCAGCGCCGGGCCCGCGAGGCCGTCACCGAGCGCGGCGAGCGCGGCGTCCGCGGTGGGCCACGGCTCGTGCGGTCCGCGCCACGGCAGGGCCGCGCACGCGACGTGCAGGTGCCGCAGCAGCACCTGCGGGTCGTCGAGCGCGGGGTCGAGGGTCACCCACGCGACGGGCAGGCCCGCGGCCTCCGCGACGTGCGCCAGCAGCGTCGTCTTGCCGCACCCCGGGCCGGCGACCACGGCGACGAGCGGCGGCGCCGCGGCGCCGACGAGCCGGGCCAGCAGCCGCGGCCGGCGCAGCCCGGTCGGTTCCGGGCGCGCCAGGCGGGCGCGCAGCACCGGGACTGCTCCGGTGCTCGCGGGCACGTCGTCGGCCGCTCGCATGCGTCTCCCCGGGCGCCGCCCCCGGCCCCCGCGTGGGTGACGCACCACGCTGACGGTAGCGCCGGACGAACCGTACGAAAAGGACGACGCGCGGTGCGGGAGCCCGGCTCAGGTCAGCGCGACAGCGATGAGCAGCATCGTCACGAGGAACCCGGTGACGAGGTTGAGCCACAGGAACGTGCGCCACCCCGCGTTGGCCCGCTCGCAGTCGTCGTCGGTGACGCCGCGGAAGCGCCACGTGCTGACGGCGTACGGCAGCGGGAGCAGCGCGGCCAGCACACCGGGCCACGGCAGTGCGAGCAGCACCGCGGCGGCGACGACGTAGGCGGCGGTGGCACCGAGCACCGTGGGCCGCGCACCCAGCACGGTCGCGACCGACGCGAGACCGCCGGCGCGGTCGGCACGCACGTCCTGGACCGCGCCGAACGCGTGCGACGCCATGCCCCACAGCAGGAACGCGACCAGCACGGGCCACGTGCTGCGCGCCGCGAGGTCGGCGTCGGCGAGGACGAGCGCGTACAGCAGCGGCCCCACGAAGTGCACCGACGACGACAGCGAGTCCAGGACGGGCCGCTCCTTGAACCGCAGCCGCGGCGCGGAGTAGGCGACGACGTCGAACACCACGACGAGCAGCACGAGCCCTGCGAGCGGCGACCCGAGCGCGAGCAGCCACACCACGAACGGCACGGTCGTGACGACGCACGCGACGAGGATCCGGCGGTGCACGGCGCGCGCCCGCGACGGGTCGACCAGACCGCCCTCGATGCCGCCCTTGCGCGGGTTCGCCAGGTCCGACGCGTAGTCGAAGACGTCGTTGACCCCGTACATCAGCAGGTTGTACGGCACCAGGAAGAAGATCGTGCCGACGACGAGCCGGACGTCCACGAGCCCGTCGGTGACCATGAGCCAGCCCGCGGCGAACGGGAAGGCGGTGTTCACCCAGGAGAACGGCCGCGACGCCGCGAGCACCTCGCGCATCAGGCCTCCCCACCGACGGGCAGGTCCGCGACGGGCGCGTCGGCGTGCGACGACGTCCGACGTGACCGCCCCAGCACCGTCCACAGCACGGGCACGAGCACGGCCGCGGCGAGCGCGTACGCGAAGTCCTCGAGCGGGGCGCCCCACACGTGCACGCCGAGGATCTTGTCGGGGTCGAACACGTAGAGCCCGACGTCGATCATCAGGGTGTCGAACACGGCGGTGAGCACGCACAGGTGCACCGACGCCCACACCAGGGGCCAGCCGCGCAGGCGGCGCAGCACGGGCCACGACACCGCTCCGAGCACCACGAGCACGAGCACGTTGAGCACGATGTTCGTCACGGCGCGCTCCCGTCCGCGCCTCGTGCGTCCGGCGCACGCTGCGCGTCGCGCGCCTGCGCGAGCGCGCGCCGCCCCGCCTCCCGCTGCGCCCAGGTCGTGTCGAACCAGCGCCACGCGAGCAGGCCCACATAGCTGAGCAGCGCCAGGAAGAACGCCTCCTCGATCGGAAGCTCGGGTGCCAGCAGGATGCCGGTCATGTGCGGGGAGTCGCCGCGCGCGAAGATCCCGAGCGCGAGCCCGGCGAGGTCCCACAGCAGGAACCCGACGACCGAGAGCCCCACCGTCCAGCTCGCTCGCCGCGCGTCGTACCAGAACGCGAGCCGGAACCGGCGGTCGAGCACGGCCAGGCCCGCGAGGGACACCAGCAGGGCCCCGAGGTACATCAACCCGGTCATGCACGCCCCGCCGTGACGTCCGACCACAGCCCGCGCGGCAGCGCGGCGGCGAGGTAGCCCGGGCGCAGCGGCGCGGGCAGCGGACGGGCGGACCGCTCGCCGAGCAGGCGCTTGGCGACGAGCTCGGCGCCGATGAGCACCATGGGCAGCCCGACGCCGGGCACGGTGCCGCCGCCGACGTGCAGCAGGTTGGGCACGCGCCGCGACGCCACGCCGGGCCGGAACATCGCGGACTGGCGCAGCGTGTGCTCCATGCCCAGGGCGGTGCCGCGCCACGCGTGCAGGTCGCGCGCGAAGTCCGCCGGGCCCACGACGCGCCGCACGACGACCCGCTCGCGCAGGTCGGGCACGCCCGCCCACGCGGCGATCTGGTCGAGGTACCGGTCGGCGTGCGCGTCGAGCTCGCCGGGGCGCGTGCCGATCGCGGGGTCCGCGGGGAACGGCACCAGGACGAAGAGGTTCTCGTGCCCGGGCGGGGCGGCCGTGGGGTCGCTCGCGGTGGTGCGCGAGACGTACAGCGACGCCACGTCCGGCACGTGCAGGTCGGCCGGCTGCGACGCGCGGCCGGGTCCGAGGATCGCGTCGAAGTTGCCGGGCCAGTCCTGCGTGAAGAACAGCGAGTGGTGCCGCAGCTCGGGCAGCTCGCCGCGCACGCCGGCCATGACCAGCAGCGCGGAGATGCCCGGGCCGCGGTCCTCCCAGACCTCGGCGGGCAGGTCCGCGTGCTCCGCGCCGAGCAGCGCGGTCTCGGTGTGGTGGCGGTCGGCGCCCGAGACGACGACGTCCGCGGGCACGAGCGTGCCGTCGGCCAGCCGCACGCCGCGCGCGACGCCCCGCCGCCTCGGGTGCCGGGCCGAGCGGGGCGCGTCGTCGACCTCGATCGCGACGACCTGCGCGCCGGTGCGCACGGTGACGCCCTCCTCGTCCGCGGCTTTCGCGAGCTCCTCGACGAGCGTGTACATGCCGCCGCGCGGGTAGAACACGCCCTCGCCGAGGTCGAGGTGGCTCATGAGCGAGTACAACGCAGGCACCCGGTACGGCGACGAGCCGAGGAACACTGCGTGGTACCCGAGCACCTGCCGCAGCACGGGGTGCTCGACCGTGCGGGCGATCCGGTCCGCGAGGGACTCGGTGAGCAGGCGTGCGAGGGTGCCGGAGCGGCGCAGCACGTCGCGCGACAGCGCGCGGTCGGGTCGCTCGAACGTCGTGTAGAGGAAGTGGTCGAGCGCGGTGCGGTACGCCTCGCCGGCGTCGGCGACGTAGCGGCGGACCGCGGCGCCCGCACCGGGCTCGAGGCCGTCGAAGGTCGCGGCGTTGACCAGCGGGTCGGCGACGACGTCGAACGGCTCGACGCCCTGGCCGGGCTCGGGGTGCAGCCGGTAGGCGGGGTCGAGCCGCTGCAGCTCGACGTGGTCGGACAACCGTCGACCGAGCAGGGCGAACGTGTGCTCGAACACCTCGGGCATGAACCACCACGACGGCCCGGTGTCGAACCGGAAGCCGTCGACCTCCCAGGTCCCGGCGCGGCCGCCGAGCTGCGCGGACTGCTCCAGCAGCGTCACCTGCGCGCCGCCGCGGGCGAGCAGCGCGGCGGTCGCCAGGCCGCCGACGCCGCCGCCGACGACGACGACGCGGACCGGCGCGCTCATCGGGCGACCGCCGCGCGCCCGGCGCGTGCGCGGCTGCCGGCCTCGTCCGCGAGCACGCCGGCGACCGCGCGTGCGACGACGACGGCCTTGACCGGTCCCGGCACGCGCACCCGACGGGTGCGCAGCGTCGCGACGGGCGTCGCGGCGAGGTCCGCCAGCAGACGGTCGTAGAGGGCCGTCGTCGCGGCGACCGCGCACCGCGCGCGCGTCGGCAGCAGCGGCAGCGCGGCGCGCGCCCGGGCGAGGTCACCGCCGATCTCGCCGAGCACCGACCGCACGTCGTCGGCCGTGAGGTGCTCCGGGTCCACACCCGGCAGGTACGCGCGGCCGAGGTCGTCGCTGTCGGTGGCGAGGTCGCGCAGGAAGTTGATCTTCTGGAACGCCGCCCCGAGCGCCCGCGCACCGTCGACGGCTGCGGGGTCGGGCTCGACGGGCGGGTCGCCGGGTCGCCGCTCGGCGTCGAGGAACGCGCGCAGGCACATCACGCCGACCACCTCGGCCGAGCCGTAGACGTACCGCTCGTAGCTCTCGCGGTCGTGCGTGCGGACCGTGAGGTCGGCGCGCATCGAGGCGAAGAACGGGTCGACCTCGGCGTGCCCGATGCCGACGCGGCGGGCGGTGCGGGCGAACGCGTGGACGACGACGTTGGTGGAGTACTCGGTGCGCAGGGCCCGCGCGACCTGCTCCTCGAGCTCGTCGAGCTCGGCCCCCGCGTCGGGGCCCCGGTAGGTGTCGACGACCTCGTCGGCGAGCCGCACGAGCGCGTAGATCGCGCGGATGTCGTCGCGCGTACGGGCGCCGAGCAGCCGCGTGCCCATGCCGAAGGACGTGGAGTAGGCGCGCAGCACGAGCGCGCTGGCCCGTGTCGCGGTGGTGTCGTACAGGACCTGCCCGGTGCTGGCCGTGCGCATGTCGTGCGTCCTCATCTCGGTCGTGCCGGGGGTCGTGGGCCGCGGCCCGGTGGGTCTCAGCGCGCGCGCCCGGCGAGGTCGTCGACGACACCTGCCAGGTAGGTCGCGAGCGGCTCCGGCAGGTGCGTGGCGAGCGTACGCGCGATGTCGGCCGCACGGTGCGCGAGGGCGCGCACGTCCTCGACCGCGCCGGTGGCGTGCAGCACCTCGACGACCGTGCGCGCACCCGCCTCGTCGAGGTCGGCCCGGCCGACGTGCGTGGCGAGCAGCGCGGCCTGCCGGGCGTCGGCGCGGCGCCAGGCGACCCGCAGCAGCTCGGTGCGCTTGCCCTCGCGCAGGTCGGACAGCACGGACTTGCCGGTGAGCGCCGGGTCGCCGATGGTGCCGAGCTCGTCGTCGGCGAGCTGGTAGGCGACGCCGAGCGCGGTGCCGATGCCGGCGAGCACGGCGCGCTCCTCGCCGGACGCGCCGGCGAGCACGGCGCCGGACTCCAGCGGCACGCGGAACGAGTAGACGGCCGTCTTGAGCTCGGCGACGAGGACGGCGTCGACGTCGGACGGCGCCGCGAGCGCCCCCCCGCACGTCGAGCAGCTCGCCGCTGACGGTCGTCGAGACGCCGTCCGCGAGCATCCGCACGAGGTCGCCGACCACCGCGGACGGGACCGCTGCGGCGGCGAGCAGGCCGAAGGCCTGCGCGAGCGCGGCGTCGCCGGCGAGCAGCGCGGACGCCCGCACCTGCTCGTCGACGGCCGCCGCCGCGACGCCGTCGTGGTGCAGGCGCGCGCGGGTGCGGCCGGCGACGTTGGGGCGGCCGCGGCGGACCTCGTCGTGGTCGAGCAGGTCGTCGTGCACGACCATCGCCGTGTGCAGGAGCTCGTGCGCGGCGGCGACGTGCGCGGCGGCCGTGACGTCGGTGCCGCCGAGTCCCAGGTACGCGGCGGCGACCAGGCGCGGGCGCAGGAGCTTGCCGCCGACGACGGCGTCGACGTCCTGCCAGAGGTCGGCGCACGCGGCGTCGTAGCCGACCGCCCGGCGGCGCTGCTCGCGGACCAGGTCGCGCAGGACGCGCGAGGCGGCCACGGTGACGTCCTCGACGCCGTGCGCGAGCGCGGCCGCGTCCACCGGGGCCCCGGGGACCGGCGTGACGTCCGTGGCGAGGACCTGCGCCGCAGGGGGCGCGTCGGCCAGGGCCGGGCCGGCGCCGTGCCCGACGGGCGTGCGCTCGCTTGTCTGACTCACGTCGCCCCCAGGAGGTCCGTCGGAAGAATCCTCAGGGTACTGAGGATCTGCCCGTCGGCCACCGGAGACCGGGTGGAACTGACCCGTCACCCGAAAGTGTTCGTCCATGTTCGAGATTGTGCTTTTCTGTTCGGACGGGAAGGTATGCTGCCGCCATGACGTGGCTCGTGACCGGTGGGGCGGGATACATCGGCGCGCACGTGGTGCGCGCCCTGCAGGAGGCCGCGTCCGCGGGCGAGACGCACCTGCGCCCCGTCGTGCTCGACGACCTCTCGAGCGGCCACGCGGAGTTCGTCCCCGACGACGTGCCGTTCGTCCGCGCGTCCGTCGTCGACACCGCCGCCGTACGCACCGCGCTCGCCGAGCACGGCGTCACGGGCGTCGTGCACCTCGCCGGATTCAAGTACGCGGGCGTCTCCGTGCAGCGCCCCCTGCACACGTACACCCAGAACGTCACCGGCACCGCCCACCTGCTCGAGGCGATGGCCGACGCGGGCGTCGACCGCATCGTGTTCTCGTCCTCGGCGGCCGTGTACGGCACGCCCGACGTCGACGTGGTCACCGAGGCCACCCCCACCGCCCCCGAGTCGCCCTACGGCGAGTCCAAGCTCGTCGGCGAGTGGCTGCTGCGCGACCAGGGCGTCGCCACGGGCCTGCGCCACACGTCCCTGCGCTACTTCAACGTCGTCGGCTCCGGCGCGCCCGACCTCTACGACTCGAGCCCCCACAACCTCTTCCCCCTCGTGCTCGACGCGCTGACGTCCGGCCGCACGCCACGCGTCAACGGCACCGACTACCCCACGCCCGACGGCACGTGCGTGCGCGACTACGTGCACGTCGCCGACCTCGCCGTGTCGCACGTCGCCGCCGCCCGTGCGCTCGCCGCCGGGCGGGCCCTCGACCCCGTCTACAACCTCGGCTCGGGCGACGGGCTGTCGGTCGCGCAGGTCATGGCCACGGTCGCGCGCGTCACCGGCACCGACTTCACGCCCGAGGTCGCCCCCCGCCGCCCCGGCGACCCCGCCCGCATCGTGGCCTCCGGCGAGGCGGCCGCCCGCGACCTCGACTGGGTCATGCGGCACACGCCCGAGGAGATGGTCGCCAGCGCGTGGGCCGCGCACCAGCACACCATCTGACGCCCCACCGGGCCGGATCGCTGCCCTTTCGGCCACGATGACGCGGCGCACCCTCCCAGGTCTGGTCAGACCCGACATACCGACCCCACACTCGGACCGGCAGCGCTCCGCCCGTGCAGCGCTCGGTCGTCAGGGGGAACTCATGCGTGTCCGCTCAGCGGTGGTCCGGTCCGCGCTCGACGTGGGGTCCGCCTCACTCGCCGCGCCCCCAGGACGACGCCGGCGGCGAGGGCTGCAGACCCTGACGGCTGCGGCGGCCGCGCTCGTCCTCGGCGCCGGGGGCTCCGCGCTGGCGGCACCGGCCGCCGCCGCACCCGTCGTCGGGTGCGGAGCCGTGGTGGAGGGCGAGGTGACGCTCGGCGCCGACCTCGTCTGCCGGAACAGTCCCGTCGGGCTCACCCTGCTCGACGGCGCGTCGCTCGACCTCGCCGGGCACCGGGTCGTCGGTGGCGGGTCCGGCACGGGGCTGATCGTCCCACCGGGCGGGTCGGCGACCGTGCACGGCGGGGTGGTCCGTGGCTGGGAGTCGGGCGTCGCGCTCGCGGAGGACGCGTGGGACGCGCCGGGACGGCTCGTGATCGAGGACGTGACGTTCCGGGAGAACACCACCGGCCTGGAGCTCCAGGGGCTGGGCACGGTCGCCCCCGACACCGACGTCACCGCGTCGCGGTTCGTCGCCAACGGCACGGGGATCAGCGCCCTGGACCTGTGGGGCGGTGTCGACCTCACGGTCTCTGCGTCGAGGTTCACGGACAACGCCACGGCACTCGACGTCACCAGCAGCACCGTGGCCGTCGCGGACTCGGTGCTGGCGTACAACGAGCAGGGCGTGGCGTGCGACCAGTCCGCCTGCCGGATCGAGGACAGCACCCTGCGGGACAACGGGACGGCGGTCTCCTCGATCTGGTACGGGACCGCCAGGGTCTACCGCAGCACGTTCGTGCGCAACGACATCGGGGTCGACAGCTACTGGGTGCTCTCGATCCCGAACGAGCTCGTCGGGAACACCTTCACCGCCAACGGCACCGGGGTCCGGTTCGACTCGGCGCACGGCGTGCTCACCGACAACACGTTCGTCCGCAACGACGTCGGCTACGAGGGCCGCAGCGAGGACGGGCCGCCCTACTTCACCGCCGCCCTCGTCGGCAACGACTTCCGCCGCAACGGCGACGGGATCCTCTCCGTGGTCGGCGAGAGCACCTTGCAGGCCAACACCGCGGTCGCCAACGAGCGCTGGGGCATCCACGCCCCGGGCGCCGTCGACCTGGGCGGCAACACCGCCCGCGGCAACGGCAACGAGCCGCAGTGCGTCGGCGTCGTGTGCGAGGGGGCCGGTCCGGCGTCCTGAGCTCCGCGCCCGCCCCGGCCGACCACCCGTCCGGGGCGGGCCGCGGACGCCGGGCGCGGTGCGGCCGTCAGCGCGCCGCGGGCTCGAGCGCCTGGAGCCGTGGCAGCTCGGCGGCGAAGCGCTCGAGCTCGCGCTCCTCGCCCGCGTACACGCCCGACTCCCGCGGCCAGTGCAGCACGACGTCGCCGAACCCCAGCGCGGCCGCTCGCTCGACGCCCTCGACCGCGAGCGCGGCCGACGTCAGCGAGAACCGCGGGGCGCCGTCCAGGCTGAGCCACCGCCCCACGGCACGACCGCCCGCGACCTCGTCGAACGCGTCGACCATGCGGGCGAGCCCGCCCCACCACTCCTCCTGGGCGGCGGCCTCGTCGACGCCGTCGCCCACACCCGTCCCGGGCCCGTACGTCGCCCAGCCCTGCCCGTGCCGCGCCGCCAGCGCCATCGTGCGCGGGCCGTTCGCGGCGACGACGAAGGGCGTCCGGGGGCGTGCGAGCGTGCCCGGGACCATCCGGGCCGCGTGCGCCTCGTAGAACTCCCCCACGTGCTCGGTGACGGGCTGCGTGAGCAGCGTGTCGAGCAGCCCGAGGAACTCGGCGAACCGCCGGGTGCGCTCGCCGCGCGTGGGCGCCGGGCCCAGCACGCCGGCGTCCCAGCCCTCGCCGCCGGCACCGACGCCGAGCACGAACCGGCCCCCGGACACGTCGTCGAGGCCCATGACGTCCTTGGCGAACGGCACGGGGTGGCGGAAGTTCGGGGACGCGACCCAGGTGCCCAGGCCGATCCGGTCGGTGACCGCGGCGGCGGCGGCGAGCAGCGGCACGGTCGCGAACCACGGCTCGTCGGCGAGGTCGCGCCAGGCGAGGTGGTCGTACGTCCACGCGTGGTCGAACCCCATCTGCTCGGCCCGTCGCCACCGCGCCCGCGCGCTCGACCACCGCTCCTGCGGGAGCAGCACCACCCCGACCCTGACCATGTCCGGCACGCTACCGGGGAGACCGACGGGGGCCGCAGTCACATGTCGCTACGGCGGGGTGACACACGGCCGTGACAGAACGGCCCCGGCACCCGTACCCTCCCGCCATGGACCTGGAGGTGCGGCACCTGCGGACCGTGGCGACCGTCGCCTCCCTCGGCAGCATCACCAAGGCCGCAGGGGCGCTCGGCATCGCGCAGCCGGCACTCAGCGCGCAGCTCTCGCGCATCGACCGCACCCTCGGCGGCCCCACCTTCGTTCGGGACCACCGCGGCGTCCGCCCGACCCCGCTCGGGCTGCTCGTGCTGGAGCGCGCGCGCACGCTGCTGCCTGCGATGGACGCGCTGCGGCAGGACGCGCAGCGCCTGGCCTGCGGGGGCACGCCGACCTCGCTGCGGGTCGCGAGCGCGGGCGCAGCACTGGCCGCGCCGTTCGTGCACCGACTCCGGCACGGGGGCGCACCCCCCACCCTGCGCGCGACCGCCGACGCACGGCGCGCGGCGTCCGAGCTCGCCGCGGGCACGCACGACGTGCTGCTCGCGGGGATGTGCGGTGACGCGCTGCCGCCCGCCGCGCCGGGCGTGCAGTGGCGCCTCGTCGGCACCGACGCCGTCCAGGTCGTCGTGCGCGACGACCACGCGTGCGGTGACGTCGCGGACCTCGCCGAGCTCGCCGACGAGCACTGGGTCAAGGCCGCCGGTGACGGGTGCTGCTTCCGCGAGTGCTTCCTGCGGGCGTGCGCACGCGCCGGGTTCGCGCCGGCGACGCCGAGCGAGTGCGACCGTGCCACGGGGCTGGCGATGGTGCTGGACGACGCGGTGGTCGCGCTCGCGCAGCCCTTCGGGGCGCTGCCCGCCGGCCTGCGCGCCGTCGCGCTGCGGGGGGC contains these protein-coding regions:
- the crtI gene encoding phytoene desaturase family protein — translated: MSAPVRVVVVGGGVGGLATAALLARGGAQVTLLEQSAQLGGRAGTWEVDGFRFDTGPSWWFMPEVFEHTFALLGRRLSDHVELQRLDPAYRLHPEPGQGVEPFDVVADPLVNAATFDGLEPGAGAAVRRYVADAGEAYRTALDHFLYTTFERPDRALSRDVLRRSGTLARLLTESLADRIARTVEHPVLRQVLGYHAVFLGSSPYRVPALYSLMSHLDLGEGVFYPRGGMYTLVEELAKAADEEGVTVRTGAQVVAIEVDDAPRSARHPRRRGVARGVRLADGTLVPADVVVSGADRHHTETALLGAEHADLPAEVWEDRGPGISALLVMAGVRGELPELRHHSLFFTQDWPGNFDAILGPGRASQPADLHVPDVASLYVSRTTASDPTAAPPGHENLFVLVPFPADPAIGTRPGELDAHADRYLDQIAAWAGVPDLRERVVVRRVVGPADFARDLHAWRGTALGMEHTLRQSAMFRPGVASRRVPNLLHVGGGTVPGVGLPMVLIGAELVAKRLLGERSARPLPAPLRPGYLAAALPRGLWSDVTAGRA
- a CDS encoding phytoene/squalene synthase family protein, which gives rise to MRTASTGQVLYDTTATRASALVLRAYSTSFGMGTRLLGARTRDDIRAIYALVRLADEVVDTYRGPDAGAELDELEEQVARALRTEYSTNVVVHAFARTARRVGIGHAEVDPFFASMRADLTVRTHDRESYERYVYGSAEVVGVMCLRAFLDAERRPGDPPVEPDPAAVDGARALGAAFQKINFLRDLATDSDDLGRAYLPGVDPEHLTADDVRSVLGEIGGDLARARAALPLLPTRARCAVAATTALYDRLLADLAATPVATLRTRRVRVPGPVKAVVVARAVAGVLADEAGSRARAGRAAVAR
- a CDS encoding polyprenyl synthetase family protein — translated: MPLESGAVLAGASGEERAVLAGIGTALGVAYQLADDELGTIGDPALTGKSVLSDLREGKRTELLRVAWRRADARQAALLATHVGRADLDEAGARTVVEVLHATGAVEDVRALAHRAADIARTLATHLPEPLATYLAGVVDDLAGRAR
- the galE gene encoding UDP-glucose 4-epimerase GalE — protein: MTWLVTGGAGYIGAHVVRALQEAASAGETHLRPVVLDDLSSGHAEFVPDDVPFVRASVVDTAAVRTALAEHGVTGVVHLAGFKYAGVSVQRPLHTYTQNVTGTAHLLEAMADAGVDRIVFSSSAAVYGTPDVDVVTEATPTAPESPYGESKLVGEWLLRDQGVATGLRHTSLRYFNVVGSGAPDLYDSSPHNLFPLVLDALTSGRTPRVNGTDYPTPDGTCVRDYVHVADLAVSHVAAARALAAGRALDPVYNLGSGDGLSVAQVMATVARVTGTDFTPEVAPRRPGDPARIVASGEAAARDLDWVMRHTPEEMVASAWAAHQHTI
- a CDS encoding right-handed parallel beta-helix repeat-containing protein produces the protein MRVRSAVVRSALDVGSASLAAPPGRRRRRGLQTLTAAAAALVLGAGGSALAAPAAAAPVVGCGAVVEGEVTLGADLVCRNSPVGLTLLDGASLDLAGHRVVGGGSGTGLIVPPGGSATVHGGVVRGWESGVALAEDAWDAPGRLVIEDVTFRENTTGLELQGLGTVAPDTDVTASRFVANGTGISALDLWGGVDLTVSASRFTDNATALDVTSSTVAVADSVLAYNEQGVACDQSACRIEDSTLRDNGTAVSSIWYGTARVYRSTFVRNDIGVDSYWVLSIPNELVGNTFTANGTGVRFDSAHGVLTDNTFVRNDVGYEGRSEDGPPYFTAALVGNDFRRNGDGILSVVGESTLQANTAVANERWGIHAPGAVDLGGNTARGNGNEPQCVGVVCEGAGPAS
- a CDS encoding LLM class flavin-dependent oxidoreductase, which codes for MVRVGVVLLPQERWSSARARWRRAEQMGFDHAWTYDHLAWRDLADEPWFATVPLLAAAAAVTDRIGLGTWVASPNFRHPVPFAKDVMGLDDVSGGRFVLGVGAGGEGWDAGVLGPAPTRGERTRRFAEFLGLLDTLLTQPVTEHVGEFYEAHAARMVPGTLARPRTPFVVAANGPRTMALAARHGQGWATYGPGTGVGDGVDEAAAQEEWWGGLARMVDAFDEVAGGRAVGRWLSLDGAPRFSLTSAALAVEGVERAAALGFGDVVLHWPRESGVYAGEERELERFAAELPRLQALEPAAR